One Cucumis sativus cultivar 9930 chromosome 1, Cucumber_9930_V3, whole genome shotgun sequence DNA segment encodes these proteins:
- the LOC101214492 gene encoding uncharacterized protein LOC101214492: MATLNGKVTYSSLSNVGKVNRVHNDDEDCDSPWAMPNGSVPFQNSKFSAESEDFIEDEYDSSDEFDIPKQNSKRPEVNLKNVLNGMFAILTGVNKPSDVSSDKQIPSSNISFLGSEKNGDTYLHSSVYIPSAPPLLEPNTVNYTAYKDVLEAEPPEWLPDSSSSICMQCTAPFTAITRGRHHCRFCGGIFCRACSKGRCLMPVKFRERNPQRVCDACYDRLDPLQGVLINSISNAVQRAKHDVMDWTCSRGWLNLPIGLSMEHEIYKASQTLRGYFQVSRLNPERSIPLSVLKGAKGLAILTVAKGGVLVAYKFGTGLVIARRSDGSWSAPSALMSVGLGWGAQIGGELMDFIIVLHNSKAVKTFCSRMHFSLGAGCSVAAGPVGRVLEADLRAGDRGSGMCYTYSCSKGAFVGVSLEGNIVATRMSTNLCFYGDPYLTTSDILLGTVERPRAAEPLYSALDDFYSVLQ, encoded by the exons ATGGCTACTTTAAACGGGAAAGTTACATATTCTTCGCTTTCTAATGTTGGGAAGGTGAATAGAGTTCataatgatgatgaagatTGTGATTCTCCATGGGCCATGCCTAATGGTAGTGTGCCCTTTCAGAACTCGAAGTTTTCTGCTGAATCTGAAGATTTTATTGAGGATGAGTATGATTCAAGTGATGAGTTTGATATTCCTAAGCAAAATAGTAAGCGTCCTGAGGTGAATTTAAAGAATGTTTTAAATGGAATGTTTGCTATATTGACTGGTGTGAATAAACCTTCGGATGTGTCGTCAGATAAACAAATTCCCAGTTCAAATATTTCGTTTCTTGGTTCTGAAAAGAATGGCGATACCTATTTGCACTCCTCAGTGTACATTCCTAGTGCCCCACCTCTTCTCGAGCCGAATACGGTTAATTATACTGCTTATAAAGATGTTTTGGAGGCTGAGCCTCCAGAGTGGCTTCCAGATAGTTCTTCTTCGATTTGTATGCAATGTACTGCTCCTTTTACTGCAATCACTCGTGGTAGGCATCATTGTCGATTTTGTGGAGGGATTTTCTGCCGAGCCTGTTCGAAAGGGAGATGTTTGATGCCCGTTAAATTCAGAGAGAGAAATCCACAGAGAGTATGTGATGCTTGCTATGACAGGCTTGATCCTTTACAGGGTGTACTTATTAACAGCATTAGCAATGCTGTGCAAAGGGCGAAGCATGATGTGATGGACTGGACCTGTTCAAGAGGGTGGTTGAATCTCCCTATTGGTCTGTCCATGGAACATGAGATATACAAAGCATCCCAAACGCTAAGAGGATACTTCCAG GTCTCTAGATTGAATCCTGAAAGGTCTATACCTTTGTCTGTACTGAAGGGGGCCAAAGGTCTTGCCATTTTGACAGTCGCTAAAGGCGGCGTGTTGGTTGCTTACAAATTTGGCACTGGTTTGGTAATTGCCCGAAGGTCGGATGGTTCATGGTCTGCTCCTTCAGCTTTAATGTCTGTTGGATTAGGATGGGGTGCCCAG ATTGGTGGTGAGCTCATGGATTTCATAATCGTACTTCATAATTCAAAAGCTGTTAAGACATTCTGTAGCCGAATGCACTTTTCTCTTGGTGCTGGGTGTAGTGTCGCTGCTGGACCTGTTGGTAGAGTGTTGGAAGCAGATCTTCGAGCAGGAGATAGGGGTTCTGGCATGTGCTATACATATAGCTGTAGCAAAG GCGCATTTGTGGGAGTTTCATTGGAAGGAAACATTGTAGCAACAAGGATGAGCACAAATCTATGCTTTTATGGCGATCCATATCTAACCACCTCTGACATTCTGTTGGGGACAGTTGAGAGACCAAGAGCTGCAGAGCCATTGTACTCTGCTCTTGATGACTTCTACTCCGTTCTGCAATGA
- the LOC101214733 gene encoding DNA repair protein RAD51 homolog, with translation MERQRNQKPSEEQEEADEIQHGPFPVEQLQASGIAAMDVKKLKDAGLCTVESVAYSPRKELLQIKGISEAKVDKIIEAASKIVPLGFTSAGQLHAQRLEIIQLTSGSRELDKILEGGIETGSITEIYGEFRSGKTQLCHTLCVTCQLPLDQGGGEGKAMYIDAEGTFRPQRLLQIADRFGLNGADVLENVAYARAYNTDHQSRLLLEAASMMVETRFALMIVDSATALYRTDFSGRGELSARQMHLAKFLRSLQKLADEFGVAVVITNQVVAQVDGSAIFAGPQIKPIGGNIMAHASTTRLALRKGRGEERICKVISSPCLAEAEARFQISAEGVTDVKD, from the exons ATGGAGCGCCAAAGAAACCAGAAGCCCTCTGAAGAACAAGAGGAAGCCGATGAAATTCAGCACGGCCCTTTTCCCGTTGAGCAGCTTCAG GCATCGGGAATTGCTGCAATGGACGTAAAGAAGCTTAAAGATGCTGGTTTGTGTACTGTTGAGTCTGTTGCATACTCTCCCAGAAAAGAACTGCTTCAAATCAAAGGCATAAGTGAAGCTaaagttgataaaattattgaagcaG CTTCCAAGATTGTGCCATTGGGTTTCACAAGCGCTGGCCAACTTCATGCTCAGAGGCTAGAGATCATTCAATTAACATCTGGGTCAAGGGAACTTGACAAGATTCTGGAAG GGGGAATCGAGACAGGATCCATAACTGAAATCTATGGGGAGTTCCGTTCTGGGAAAACACAGCTTTGTCACACACTTTGCGTTACCTGCCAA CTCCCATTGGATCAAGGTGGTGGAGAGGGAAAGGCGATGTATATTGATGCTGAGGGAACGTTTAGACCGCAGAGGCTCTTACAGATTGCAGATAG ATTTGGACTCAATGGTGCAGATGTCTTGGAGAATGTGGCCTATGCTAGAGCTTATAACACGGATCATCAATCAAGGCTTTTGCTGGAAGCTGCTTCAATGATGGTGGAAACAAG GTTTGCTCTCATGATAGTCGATAGCGCTACTGCTCTCTACAGAACAGATTTCTCAGGAAGAGGAGAACTTTCAGCCCGGCAAATGCATCTAGCAAAGTTCTTAAGAAGTCTCCAAAAGTTGGCAGATGAG TTTGGTGTGGCTGTGGTCATTACAAATCAAGTGGTTGCGCAGGTAGATGGTTCAGCAATCTTTGCAGGTCCTCAAATTAAGCCAATTGGTGGAAACATCATGGCACATGCCTCTACAACAAG GCTTGCGCTACGGAAAGGACGAGGGGAGGAGAGAATTTGTAAGGTGATAAGTTCTCCATGTTTAGCTGAGGCTGAAGCACGGTTCCAAATTTCAGCTGAAGGGGTCACTGATGTCAAAGATTGA
- the LOC101214255 gene encoding eukaryotic translation initiation factor 3 subunit K, which translates to MGRELQKQPQQEMASAVEQLLAVNPYNPDILPDLENYVNEQVSSETYSLDANLCLLRLYQFEPERMSTQIVARILVKALMAMPAPDFSLCLFLIPERVQMEDQFKTLIILSHYLETGKFRQFWDEAAKNRHIVEAVPGFEQAIQAYAVHVLSLTYQKVPRSVLAEAINIEGLSLDKFLEHQVANSGWTLEKGGKGQLIVIPPNEFNHPELKKKSSDSIPLDHITRIFPILG; encoded by the exons ATGGGGAGAGAACTCCAAAAGCAACCTCAGCAAGAGATGGCCTCCGCCGTGGAGCAATTGCTCGCCGTGAATCCTTACAATCCCGACATTCTCCCCGATCTCGAAAACTACGTAAACGAGCAG GTCTCGTCAGAAACGTACAGTTTAGATGCCAATCTATGCCTTCTTCGTCTCTACCAG TTTGAGCCAGAGAGAATGAGCACCCAAATTGTGGCTCGCATTCTGGTCAAG GCTCTGATGGCAATGCCAGCTCCGGATTTCAGCCTGTGTCTCTTTTTAATTCCAGAACGTGTG CAAATGGAGGATCAATTCAAGACTTTGATTATACTTTCCCACTATTTGGAG ACTGGAAAGTTCCGTCAATTCTGGGATGAAGCTGCCAAGAACCGTCACATAGTTGAAGCTGTGCCAG GTTTTGAGCAAGCAATTCAAGCTTATGCTGTCCATGTTCTTTCCTTAACTTATCAAAAGGTTCCTAGATCTGTGCTTGCGGAG GCAATCAATATCGAGGGCCTGTCATTGGACAAATTTCTCGAGCACCAAGTTGCAAACTCTGGCTGGACTCTTGAGAAAGGTGGGAAGGGCCAACTTATTGTTATACCACCCAACGAATTCAACCATCCTGAACTGAAGAAGAAATCCTCTGATAGCATTCCCTTGGATCACATTACTCGCATCTTTCCAATTCTTGGCTAA